A single genomic interval of Hafnia alvei harbors:
- a CDS encoding alpha/beta hydrolase produces the protein MTAFTKKLTGAMLLCASLSGVSNMSYADTTNPNAPATLVDKWDKTFTQSTKVAHRKVTFQNRYGITLVGDLYIPKDRGERKLAAIAVSGPFGAVKEQSSGLYAQTLAEQGFVTLAFDPSYTGESGGYPRNVASPDINTEDFSAAVDFLGLQKEVDRNRIGLLGICGWGGMALNDAAMDTRVKAVATSVMYDMSRAMGHGVGDGKDRYSTQDRRAILQYLNAQRWKDAKNGAFAPGGHDIYVDEKGNVSASSRILPETLPANPNPVLKEFFDYYRMPRGFHERSVNSTGAWNATMPLSFMNMPLLSYANEVTIPTLIVTGEKAHSRYFAEDAFKAIGSKEKELVIVSGANHVDLYDNVVGKIPFAKFEQFFKTNLK, from the coding sequence ATGACTGCTTTCACCAAAAAACTGACAGGTGCCATGCTGCTATGCGCATCATTAAGTGGAGTCTCAAATATGAGTTATGCCGATACAACCAATCCGAACGCGCCTGCTACGCTGGTCGATAAATGGGATAAAACCTTTACTCAAAGCACGAAAGTTGCTCACCGTAAAGTGACCTTTCAAAACCGCTACGGGATCACCCTCGTCGGGGATCTCTACATTCCCAAGGATCGTGGCGAGCGTAAGCTGGCTGCCATTGCCGTCAGCGGCCCCTTCGGCGCGGTGAAAGAGCAGTCAAGCGGCCTGTATGCGCAAACGCTTGCAGAGCAAGGGTTTGTTACCCTAGCGTTCGACCCTTCTTATACGGGCGAGAGCGGAGGCTACCCGCGCAATGTCGCGTCTCCAGATATCAACACCGAGGACTTCAGCGCGGCGGTAGATTTCCTAGGTCTGCAAAAAGAGGTGGATCGCAACCGTATCGGGCTGCTGGGTATCTGCGGCTGGGGCGGCATGGCTTTAAACGACGCCGCGATGGATACCCGCGTCAAAGCAGTGGCAACCAGCGTGATGTACGACATGAGCCGTGCGATGGGACATGGCGTGGGAGATGGCAAAGATCGTTATAGTACACAGGACCGTCGTGCCATATTGCAGTACCTGAATGCACAGCGCTGGAAGGATGCGAAAAATGGCGCTTTCGCGCCCGGCGGGCATGACATTTATGTTGATGAGAAAGGCAACGTCAGTGCGTCGAGTCGTATTCTGCCGGAAACGTTACCCGCCAATCCCAATCCGGTTCTGAAAGAGTTCTTCGATTACTATCGTATGCCGCGCGGTTTTCATGAGCGTTCGGTCAACTCAACCGGCGCGTGGAATGCAACCATGCCACTGTCATTTATGAATATGCCGCTGCTGAGTTATGCAAATGAAGTCACTATCCCTACGCTTATTGTGACCGGCGAAAAAGCCCATTCACGCTATTTTGCTGAAGATGCCTTTAAGGCGATCGGCAGCAAAGAGAAAGAGCTGGTCATTGTCTCAGGAGCAAACCATGTTGACCTGTACGACAACGTTGTGGGTAAGATCCCGTTTGCTAAATTTGAACAGTTTTTCAAAACCAACTTAAAGTAA
- a CDS encoding LysR family transcriptional regulator, which produces MAKRESYNDLYLFMQVVREGSFTAAAQRLGLAQSGISRSVRELEERLGVQLLVRTTRKLSLTHAGEQLYGTLESGFDALDMGLATLAHYRQSPSGTVRINASQHAIDKVLLPKLAVFKQRYPDIRLELISESRFVDIIAERFDAGVRLGPEVGSGMIAVRITPDMEMAVVGTPEHFRRYGFPQTPADLVAHPCIAYQFGDGSLYAWELHQDDKKITHRPQGQWVFADSYMEAKAASLGLGLAYVPEELVSDDLERGNLIRVLQRYSLRLEGSFIYYPHRNVSPALRAVIDTLRV; this is translated from the coding sequence ATGGCGAAACGGGAAAGCTATAACGATTTATACCTGTTCATGCAGGTGGTGCGGGAAGGGAGTTTTACCGCCGCGGCACAACGCCTTGGCCTGGCACAGTCAGGGATCAGCCGTTCTGTGCGCGAACTTGAAGAACGACTGGGCGTTCAACTTCTGGTACGCACCACCCGCAAATTATCGCTCACCCATGCAGGTGAACAACTGTATGGAACCCTTGAGTCAGGATTCGACGCTTTAGATATGGGGCTAGCCACGCTTGCCCATTATCGTCAGTCCCCATCAGGTACGGTACGCATCAATGCCAGTCAGCACGCTATTGATAAAGTACTCCTGCCGAAGCTTGCAGTGTTTAAGCAGCGCTATCCTGACATCCGATTGGAACTCATCAGCGAAAGCCGGTTTGTCGATATTATTGCGGAGAGATTCGATGCAGGTGTGCGTTTAGGTCCGGAAGTTGGCAGTGGCATGATTGCTGTTCGCATCACTCCTGATATGGAGATGGCTGTTGTCGGTACACCAGAGCACTTTCGTCGCTACGGTTTTCCACAAACCCCCGCAGATTTAGTGGCTCATCCTTGTATCGCTTATCAATTCGGTGACGGTAGCCTGTATGCATGGGAACTACATCAAGATGATAAAAAAATCACCCATCGGCCGCAGGGTCAGTGGGTTTTTGCTGACAGCTATATGGAAGCAAAAGCTGCCAGTTTAGGACTGGGGCTGGCTTATGTTCCGGAAGAGTTAGTTTCCGATGATTTAGAACGAGGTAATCTAATTAGGGTTCTACAACGTTACAGTTTACGTCTTGAAGGTTCATTCATCTATTATCCTCATCGCAATGTGTCACCCGCTCTGCGAGCAGTTATTGATACATTGAGAGTTTGA
- a CDS encoding Dps family protein, producing the protein MATTKKATKSHIGLDTKQSAKLAEDLNSLLGNYQILYMNVRGYHWNITGPQFFELHVKFEETYNDLLLKVDEIAERILTLGYQPRHAFSEYLKTADIKEDTNVTDDKGTLKGLLSGYSILLTQQREILALASEAGDEGTSSLMSDYIKEQEKQVWMLNAYLGK; encoded by the coding sequence ATGGCGACAACGAAAAAAGCGACAAAATCCCACATTGGTCTCGATACCAAACAATCTGCCAAACTGGCAGAAGACCTCAATAGCCTGCTCGGTAACTATCAAATTTTGTACATGAACGTACGCGGCTATCATTGGAATATCACCGGACCACAGTTCTTTGAACTGCACGTGAAATTTGAAGAAACCTACAACGATCTACTGCTGAAGGTCGATGAGATTGCCGAACGTATCCTGACGCTGGGTTATCAACCGCGTCACGCGTTCAGTGAATATCTGAAAACAGCGGATATTAAAGAAGATACCAACGTGACCGACGATAAAGGTACGTTGAAAGGTCTACTGTCAGGTTATTCAATTCTGCTGACGCAGCAGCGTGAAATTCTGGCGTTGGCAAGCGAAGCCGGTGACGAAGGGACGTCTTCTTTGATGAGCGATTACATCAAAGAGCAGGAAAAACAGGTTTGGATGTTAAACGCCTATCTGGGCAAATAA
- a CDS encoding MFS transporter produces the protein MSTVSHKTSPTKTDAHWGGVFAMTLCVFVLIASEFMPVSLLTLIANDMHITEGLVGQGIAISGALAVLTSLTISRIAGNLNRKYLLLGLTVLMAISGMVIAIAPNYPVYMLGRIMIGVVIGGFWSMSAATAIRLVEQHQVPRALAILNGGNALATVVAAPLGSYLGTTVGWRGAFLCLVPLAIAAFIWQCISLPSMENDKRQKQQRSMIRLFRISDVPTGLVACGLFFVGQFALFTYVRPFLETVTSVGPSGLSLILLAIGVAGFVGTMVVSTLLNARFYQTLIMIPLLMAAIAGTLQLVGHSIWAVAVLLSLWGLLATAAPTGWWTWIARTLPEDAEAGGGLMVAVIQLSIALGSTAGGLVFDSLGWRSTFGLSGILLLGAVVMTFLTSRKNSNAR, from the coding sequence ATGTCCACAGTAAGTCATAAAACATCACCCACTAAAACAGATGCACACTGGGGAGGCGTGTTTGCCATGACGCTCTGCGTTTTTGTGCTAATCGCTTCCGAGTTTATGCCTGTCAGCCTGCTTACGCTTATTGCCAACGATATGCACATCACTGAAGGACTGGTAGGCCAGGGGATCGCCATATCTGGCGCACTAGCGGTACTGACCAGCCTGACTATCTCTCGTATTGCCGGAAATCTGAATCGTAAATATCTTCTTCTGGGACTGACGGTCTTAATGGCCATATCGGGAATGGTCATCGCTATAGCACCTAACTATCCGGTTTATATGCTGGGGAGGATTATGATCGGTGTCGTTATCGGTGGGTTCTGGTCAATGTCGGCTGCAACTGCCATTCGGCTCGTGGAGCAGCATCAGGTTCCCCGTGCGCTGGCAATTCTCAATGGAGGGAACGCGTTGGCGACCGTTGTGGCTGCGCCGCTTGGTAGCTATCTGGGGACGACCGTCGGTTGGCGCGGGGCTTTTTTATGTCTCGTTCCCCTTGCCATAGCTGCGTTCATTTGGCAATGCATCAGCCTACCTTCAATGGAAAACGATAAAAGACAAAAGCAACAGAGATCTATGATTCGTCTGTTTAGAATCTCGGACGTACCTACGGGGCTGGTGGCCTGCGGACTATTCTTTGTGGGGCAGTTTGCCTTATTTACCTACGTGCGTCCCTTTCTGGAGACTGTAACCAGTGTGGGCCCCTCTGGCCTATCCCTAATTTTGCTAGCAATAGGCGTAGCAGGTTTTGTCGGCACAATGGTCGTATCGACACTCCTAAACGCTAGGTTCTATCAGACCTTAATTATGATCCCTCTGCTTATGGCAGCGATTGCCGGTACGCTTCAGCTGGTAGGCCACAGCATCTGGGCAGTTGCCGTGTTGCTAAGCCTGTGGGGGTTGCTTGCGACGGCTGCACCAACGGGATGGTGGACATGGATAGCACGTACGCTTCCCGAAGATGCAGAGGCTGGGGGTGGTCTCATGGTTGCTGTCATCCAACTCTCGATTGCACTTGGTTCAACAGCAGGAGGTCTGGTATTCGATAGTTTGGGATGGCGAAGTACTTTCGGATTAAGTGGTATATTACTTCTTGGCGCGGTAGTGATGACGTTTCTCACGTCACGTAAAAATAGCAATGCGCGCTAG
- a CDS encoding rhodanese family protein, translated as MTPESVSPQEAKRLIDQGAVLIDIRDPAEYLREHIPNARSLPLTDITAGKKLDGTVGQPIIFHCLSGGRTAQNANVLMNAASPVPALMMAGGINAWKSAHLPTIEDKKQPLPIMRQVQIVAGTLILIGVVLGYTIDSRLFLLSGFVGAGLLFAGVSGLCGMASLLLKMPWNRPDK; from the coding sequence ATGACTCCAGAATCAGTATCACCGCAAGAAGCCAAAAGGCTGATTGATCAAGGCGCTGTGCTCATTGATATTAGAGACCCCGCTGAATACCTGCGTGAGCACATACCGAACGCGCGCTCACTTCCTCTTACTGATATCACGGCAGGTAAAAAGTTGGATGGTACAGTGGGACAACCTATCATTTTTCATTGTCTGTCAGGGGGGCGCACGGCTCAAAATGCCAACGTGCTTATGAATGCAGCAAGCCCTGTGCCGGCTTTAATGATGGCTGGCGGCATTAACGCTTGGAAGAGCGCCCATCTTCCGACTATTGAAGACAAGAAACAACCTTTGCCTATTATGAGGCAAGTTCAGATTGTTGCGGGCACACTGATTCTTATCGGCGTTGTATTGGGATACACAATAGATAGCAGATTATTTTTACTGTCGGGCTTTGTAGGTGCAGGTTTACTCTTTGCAGGTGTAAGCGGTTTATGTGGAATGGCGAGTTTACTGCTAAAAATGCCATGGAACAGACCTGATAAATAA
- a CDS encoding HI1450 family dsDNA-mimic protein, whose protein sequence is MDLDNRLTEDEALDQAYDIFLELAVDNLDPADVILFNLQFEERGAAELFDPAEDWKDHVDFDLNPDFFVEVVIGLTDGESEDITDVFARVLICREKDHKLCHILWKE, encoded by the coding sequence ATGGATTTAGACAACCGACTCACCGAAGATGAAGCCTTAGATCAGGCCTACGATATTTTTCTTGAACTGGCCGTCGACAACCTCGACCCTGCTGACGTTATTCTGTTTAACCTGCAGTTTGAAGAGCGCGGCGCGGCTGAATTATTTGATCCTGCCGAAGATTGGAAAGATCACGTTGATTTCGACTTGAACCCTGATTTCTTCGTGGAAGTAGTGATTGGTCTAACCGATGGCGAATCAGAAGACATCACCGACGTGTTTGCTCGCGTACTAATTTGCCGCGAGAAAGATCACAAACTTTGCCATATTTTGTGGAAAGAGTAA
- a CDS encoding YciY family protein: MRRSRNEVGRWRMLRQVHRRRSCWLEGQSRRNRHIYSVRRLHKIQHHRSLLYSVAYEW, translated from the coding sequence ATGCGACGTAGTAGAAATGAAGTAGGGCGCTGGCGTATGTTGCGTCAGGTACACCGTCGACGCAGTTGCTGGTTAGAAGGCCAATCCCGCAGAAACCGACACATCTATAGTGTTCGCCGCTTACACAAAATTCAGCATCATCGTTCATTGCTGTATTCTGTGGCTTATGAGTGGTAG
- a CDS encoding ion transporter, protein MTGMKKGTWRQSLYSSLFDTHTAFGRKMEFFWITMAVASVVLVFMESGDPKPLRVLVAREDLGLKLEVFFTVVFTAEYLLRLLTTPKSKKYASSFLGIVDLLTTLPLYCLLLFPHMAVEYVTLLRLMRVLRVLRIFKMLRYMGSATLLWDSIVGVRKKLLVFFTFVMILLCLFGGVMYVIEGPEHGFTSLPVSVYWAVVTMTTVGYGDITPHTPAGRILASVLILIGYSIIAIPTGVLTAHMTEVLQRRRTVRHCEHCHKSGHDDDAVYCKFCSKRLSKQPHD, encoded by the coding sequence ATGACGGGCATGAAAAAAGGCACTTGGCGGCAGAGTTTATATAGCAGTTTATTCGATACCCACACCGCCTTTGGGCGCAAAATGGAGTTCTTTTGGATCACCATGGCTGTCGCCAGCGTCGTGCTGGTGTTTATGGAATCAGGCGATCCAAAACCCTTGCGTGTGCTGGTGGCGCGTGAGGATTTAGGCCTAAAGTTAGAAGTGTTTTTTACGGTGGTATTTACCGCTGAATATCTGCTTCGTTTGCTGACTACGCCCAAGTCTAAAAAATATGCGTCGAGTTTTTTGGGCATTGTCGATCTGCTGACCACGCTGCCGCTCTATTGTTTACTTCTTTTCCCACACATGGCCGTTGAATATGTCACGTTGCTGCGCCTAATGCGTGTTTTAAGGGTGTTGCGCATCTTTAAAATGCTGCGTTATATGGGCTCCGCGACGTTGTTGTGGGACAGCATCGTTGGCGTACGCAAAAAACTATTGGTGTTTTTTACCTTTGTGATGATCCTATTGTGTTTATTTGGTGGGGTGATGTATGTGATCGAAGGCCCCGAGCACGGTTTTACCAGTCTTCCTGTATCAGTTTATTGGGCCGTGGTGACCATGACGACGGTTGGCTATGGCGACATAACCCCTCATACGCCGGCGGGGCGCATTCTGGCTTCGGTATTAATCTTGATCGGCTACTCTATTATCGCTATCCCCACCGGGGTGTTAACGGCCCATATGACCGAAGTATTGCAGCGTCGACGTACCGTACGTCATTGTGAACACTGCCATAAGTCGGGCCATGACGACGATGCGGTGTATTGCAAGTTTTGCAGTAAACGGCTTAGCAAGCAGCCTCATGATTAA
- a CDS encoding Arm DNA-binding domain-containing protein: MATLPTGVEIRGNSICIWFIYRGKRCREILKGWANTPANIKKAGNLRSMIVSEINLGEFSYHNRFPTSKNASKYDTEKWVSSFFELTEQWLKTKSVEVSPGTLVSMKSQISVLNRVIGEHTMIESITHNNILTYRHELLHGGTFYSHRPNKIGRSVRTVETYVSLLCRVLKFAHRSGFITSKPFEEITKLKSTKAKPDPLLKSEYSALLAAMRGQTKNLFQLAFYSGMRHGELSALAWEDIDLNTGIIHVSRNLNKLGIFGPPKTRAGNRVITLLAPALEALKAQRALTELQPRTEITFQHREYRKTEQQHVRFVFQPREVNNEKKPHYCSSTIATLWDTAIKRSKVRRRTPYHTRHTYACWMLSAGANPAFIASQMGHENSKMVFEVYGTWIEEMNNEQVQTLNSKLAI; this comes from the coding sequence ATGGCAACGTTACCGACCGGCGTGGAAATCAGAGGCAACAGCATCTGCATCTGGTTTATCTACCGCGGTAAGCGTTGCCGTGAAATCCTTAAAGGATGGGCTAATACACCAGCAAACATCAAAAAGGCCGGAAACCTCCGGTCTATGATTGTTAGTGAAATAAATCTTGGCGAATTCAGCTATCACAATCGCTTTCCAACATCAAAAAATGCATCGAAATATGATACTGAAAAATGGGTTTCAAGCTTTTTCGAACTCACTGAGCAGTGGCTAAAAACCAAATCCGTTGAAGTCAGCCCTGGTACTCTTGTTAGTATGAAATCTCAGATTTCTGTTTTAAATCGAGTCATCGGCGAACACACCATGATTGAATCGATCACCCACAACAACATTCTGACATACCGGCATGAGCTGTTGCACGGCGGCACGTTCTATAGCCATCGACCAAATAAGATTGGCCGTAGTGTCCGTACCGTTGAAACATACGTATCCCTACTCTGCCGCGTACTGAAATTCGCTCATCGTTCAGGATTTATCACAAGCAAGCCTTTCGAAGAAATAACAAAACTCAAATCAACAAAGGCAAAACCAGACCCATTATTGAAGAGTGAGTACTCAGCACTGCTCGCCGCTATGCGTGGCCAGACAAAAAACCTATTCCAACTTGCTTTCTATTCAGGGATGCGCCATGGCGAACTCAGCGCATTGGCATGGGAAGATATAGATCTCAATACTGGGATTATTCATGTTTCGAGAAATTTAAATAAGCTCGGTATTTTTGGCCCACCCAAAACGCGGGCTGGCAACCGAGTAATAACATTATTGGCTCCTGCACTTGAGGCGCTTAAGGCACAGAGAGCACTTACCGAATTGCAGCCACGGACAGAGATCACGTTTCAGCATCGCGAATATAGGAAAACTGAGCAGCAGCACGTACGTTTTGTTTTTCAACCGCGAGAAGTAAACAACGAGAAAAAACCACATTACTGCTCATCGACGATCGCAACGTTATGGGATACAGCCATCAAGCGATCTAAGGTTCGCCGTCGAACGCCGTATCACACAAGGCACACATACGCATGCTGGATGCTGTCTGCTGGCGCCAATCCGGCATTTATCGCTAGCCAAATGGGGCATGAAAACTCGAAAATGGTTTTTGAGGTATATGGTACGTGGATTGAAGAAATGAACAACGAACAAGTACAAACATTGAACTCAAAACTCGCTATTTAA
- the cls gene encoding cardiolipin synthase produces MTTFYTVISWLTIFGYWLLIASVTLRILMKRRAVPSAMAWLLIIYILPLVGIIAYLSFGELHLGKRRAERAKAMWPSTAHWLADLKSCKSIFATGNSEVAAPLFQLCERRQGIAGVKGNQLQLLTTSDDTLKALIRDIELARSNIEMVFYIWQPGGLADQVAESLMAAARRGVHCRLLLDSAGSVTFFRSPYPAMMRNAGVEVVEALKVNLMRVFLRRMDLRQHRKVVLIDNFIAYTGSMNLVDPRFFKQDAGVGQWIDVMARMEGPVATTMGIIFSCDWEIETGKRILPPEPEYHSLPFEEESGHTIQVIASGPGFPDELIHQALLTSVYSAREQLIMTTPYFVPSDDLLHAICTAAQRGVDVSIIVPKKNDSMMVGWASRSFFTELLEAGVKIYQFEGGLLHTKSVLVDGQLSLVGTVNLDMRSLWLNFEITLVIDDDGFGADLACVQDDYIARSTLLDHAGWLKRPLWQRVVERLFYFFSPLL; encoded by the coding sequence ATGACAACGTTTTATACCGTAATTAGCTGGCTTACGATTTTTGGCTACTGGTTACTCATTGCCAGCGTGACACTTCGCATTTTGATGAAGCGCCGTGCGGTTCCCTCCGCCATGGCTTGGTTGCTCATCATCTATATTCTGCCACTGGTGGGGATCATCGCTTACCTGTCATTCGGAGAACTTCACTTAGGGAAAAGACGTGCCGAACGTGCTAAAGCGATGTGGCCCTCTACGGCGCATTGGCTAGCCGACCTTAAAAGTTGTAAATCCATTTTTGCGACAGGCAACAGTGAAGTCGCCGCGCCGCTGTTTCAGCTGTGTGAGCGCCGTCAGGGAATTGCCGGCGTTAAGGGCAACCAGCTACAGTTACTGACCACCAGCGACGATACGCTCAAGGCCTTAATTCGTGATATCGAGCTGGCGCGCAGCAATATTGAGATGGTGTTTTATATTTGGCAACCCGGTGGATTAGCCGATCAGGTTGCCGAGTCGTTGATGGCAGCGGCGAGACGCGGCGTACATTGCCGATTGCTGCTCGACTCCGCTGGCAGTGTGACCTTCTTCCGCAGCCCTTATCCTGCCATGATGCGTAATGCAGGCGTTGAAGTTGTCGAAGCGCTGAAAGTTAATCTTATGCGCGTTTTCTTGCGACGCATGGATTTACGCCAGCACCGGAAAGTGGTTTTGATTGATAATTTTATCGCTTATACCGGCAGCATGAACTTGGTTGACCCGCGTTTCTTTAAACAAGATGCCGGCGTTGGGCAATGGATTGACGTAATGGCGAGAATGGAAGGCCCGGTAGCCACTACCATGGGCATCATTTTCTCCTGTGATTGGGAGATTGAAACCGGCAAACGTATTTTGCCACCGGAGCCTGAATATCATTCTCTGCCGTTCGAAGAGGAATCAGGACATACCATTCAGGTTATTGCTTCCGGTCCGGGTTTCCCTGATGAACTGATCCATCAAGCGCTGCTGACCTCGGTCTATTCCGCCCGTGAACAACTCATCATGACCACGCCTTATTTCGTGCCGAGCGATGATTTGCTACATGCGATTTGCACCGCGGCACAGCGTGGCGTTGATGTCTCTATCATCGTACCAAAGAAAAACGACTCTATGATGGTAGGCTGGGCCAGCCGCTCATTCTTCACAGAACTGCTGGAGGCGGGCGTTAAAATTTACCAGTTTGAAGGTGGTCTGCTGCACACCAAGAGCGTATTGGTCGATGGCCAGCTTAGTCTGGTTGGCACGGTCAATCTGGATATGCGTAGCCTGTGGCTGAATTTTGAAATCACCTTAGTGATTGACGACGACGGCTTTGGCGCTGACTTAGCCTGTGTACAAGACGATTATATTGCCCGTTCTACTCTGCTTGACCACGCTGGCTGGCTAAAACGCCCGCTGTGGCAGCGCGTGGTTGAACGACTGTTTTACTTTTTCAGCCCATTGCTGTAA
- a CDS encoding helix-turn-helix transcriptional regulator: MNETQLLQLQKSASLATTLLKSMSNSNRLLILCILIDKPGTSSGDLGQLTGLTPSATSQHLAKMKEDGLIESERVAQKVNYFIKNDAVKKVISTLKGIYCPEDFK, translated from the coding sequence ATGAATGAGACTCAACTGCTCCAGTTACAGAAAAGTGCCTCGCTGGCAACAACGCTGCTTAAGTCGATGAGCAACAGCAATCGGCTATTAATCCTTTGTATTCTAATTGATAAACCCGGCACCTCGTCAGGTGATTTGGGGCAATTGACCGGTTTAACGCCTTCAGCAACCTCTCAACACCTAGCAAAAATGAAAGAAGACGGCTTAATTGAGTCTGAAAGGGTGGCGCAAAAGGTTAACTATTTCATTAAGAATGACGCGGTGAAAAAGGTTATCTCCACGTTAAAAGGCATTTATTGTCCAGAGGATTTCAAATGA